The proteins below are encoded in one region of Streptomyces cyanogenus:
- a CDS encoding TAXI family TRAP transporter solute-binding subunit, whose product MSKVFPRLGRRRALQGAAVGAVVLGLLLWWLLPLGEKPPSGTIVFSTGTSRGVYQEYGERLRTELGRDMPGLKVKLLNSAGSQENVQRVATGQADFTIAAADAVATYELRHGSGAGRLRGVARLYDDYVHLVVPSDSDIRTVADLKHKRVATGLPDSGVRLIADRVLRAAGIDPRKDITPVADGIDTGPAQLQKGKIDAFFWSGGLPTKGLVALAQKRDFRFVPIDEDLITRLHDQGEGARYYRATNIPESAYPNVQQGLQVPTIAVSNVLMTRTDVDPRLTEWVTRTVIKSRDDIGAHVHSAQLVDLRTAIFTDPLPLQEGARRYYRSVKP is encoded by the coding sequence ATGTCCAAGGTGTTCCCCCGGCTCGGCAGGCGCCGAGCGCTGCAGGGCGCGGCCGTCGGTGCCGTCGTCCTCGGGCTGCTGCTGTGGTGGCTGCTGCCCCTGGGCGAGAAGCCGCCGAGCGGGACGATCGTGTTCAGCACCGGTACCTCTCGCGGCGTCTACCAGGAGTACGGCGAGCGGCTCCGGACCGAGCTGGGCAGGGACATGCCGGGCCTGAAGGTGAAGCTGCTCAACAGCGCCGGTTCCCAGGAGAACGTCCAGCGGGTGGCGACCGGGCAGGCCGACTTCACCATCGCGGCGGCCGACGCGGTGGCGACCTACGAGCTGCGGCACGGCAGCGGCGCCGGGCGGCTGCGCGGTGTGGCCCGCCTCTACGACGACTACGTGCATCTCGTCGTACCCAGCGACTCGGACATCAGGACCGTCGCCGACCTCAAGCACAAGCGGGTGGCGACCGGGCTGCCCGACTCCGGGGTGCGGCTGATCGCCGACCGGGTGCTGCGGGCCGCCGGCATCGACCCGCGCAAGGACATCACGCCGGTGGCCGACGGCATCGACACCGGACCGGCGCAGCTGCAGAAGGGGAAGATCGACGCCTTCTTCTGGTCCGGCGGACTGCCCACGAAGGGGCTGGTCGCGCTGGCGCAGAAGCGTGACTTCCGGTTCGTGCCGATCGACGAGGACCTCATCACCCGGCTGCACGACCAGGGCGAGGGCGCGCGCTACTACCGGGCCACCAACATCCCCGAGTCGGCGTACCCGAACGTCCAGCAGGGTCTCCAGGTGCCGACGATCGCCGTGTCCAACGTGCTGATGACCCGTACGGACGTCGATCCCCGGCTGACCGAGTGGGTGACCCGCACGGTGATCAAGAGCCGCGACGACATCGGCGCCCACGTCCACTCCGCCCAGCTGGTCGACCTGCGCACCGCCATCTTC
- a CDS encoding MazG nucleotide pyrophosphohydrolase domain-containing protein, translating to MSSSPARLVREFHRAFGLDARTTPTEVDPRLAAHRGELLAEEAAEVAEVAVEGPLDRLAHELADVVYVAYGTALVHGIDLDEVIAEIHRANMSKLGPDGTVARRADGKVLKGEHYRAPDVSAVLRRQGWIPGGAA from the coding sequence ATGAGCTCTTCGCCCGCCCGCCTCGTCCGTGAGTTCCACCGCGCCTTCGGCCTCGACGCCCGCACCACGCCGACCGAGGTGGACCCGCGGTTGGCCGCCCACCGGGGCGAACTGCTCGCCGAGGAGGCCGCGGAGGTCGCCGAGGTCGCGGTGGAGGGGCCGCTGGACCGGCTCGCGCACGAGCTGGCCGACGTGGTGTACGTCGCCTACGGCACGGCCCTGGTGCACGGCATCGACCTCGACGAGGTGATCGCCGAGATCCACCGCGCCAACATGAGCAAGCTCGGCCCGGACGGGACGGTGGCCCGCCGGGCCGACGGCAAGGTGCTCAAGGGGGAGCACTACCGGGCGCCGGACGTCTCGGCCGTACTGCGCCGCCAGGGCTGGATACCGGGCGGGGCGGCCTGA
- a CDS encoding MarR family winged helix-turn-helix transcriptional regulator encodes MSDALDTALRLVRAQTALVRRFDARLSGLHGVSLADFTLLLRLGQAPGGRMRRVDLAEALGLTASGVTRGLAPLERIGLVTREPDARDARVAYAALTATGRRRLTEMLATAEETAAEIFAGPAWPATDVAGLAALLTRLGGTGLSGR; translated from the coding sequence GTGAGTGACGCCCTGGACACGGCGCTGCGGCTGGTACGGGCCCAGACGGCGCTCGTACGGCGCTTCGACGCCCGGCTGAGCGGGCTGCACGGCGTCAGCCTCGCCGACTTCACCCTGCTGCTCCGGCTCGGGCAGGCGCCCGGCGGCCGGATGCGCCGGGTCGACCTCGCCGAGGCGCTGGGGCTGACCGCCTCCGGGGTCACCCGCGGGCTGGCGCCGCTGGAGCGGATCGGACTGGTGACCCGGGAGCCGGACGCCCGGGACGCGCGCGTGGCGTACGCGGCGCTGACCGCGACGGGCCGGCGGCGGCTGACGGAGATGCTGGCCACGGCGGAGGAGACCGCCGCCGAGATCTTCGCCGGCCCGGCCTGGCCGGCGACGGACGTCGCCGGTCTCGCGGCGCTGCTGACGCGCCTCGGCGGTACGGGGCTGTCCGGACGCTGA
- a CDS encoding DUF6204 family protein: MSTRTFRITVRGAFDALTDAQRAALLADAAEHDVLRAAFTPEGTLTYDIAARPAFVFRFSATGEKEEDILEATERAEGAAKAWLTERGYSFKHLRTTAEDLSQAPLGKRQRRAARGAGA, from the coding sequence ATGAGTACACGAACCTTCCGTATCACCGTCCGCGGCGCCTTCGACGCCCTCACCGACGCCCAGCGCGCCGCCCTGCTGGCCGACGCCGCCGAACACGACGTGCTGCGCGCGGCCTTCACTCCCGAGGGGACCCTGACCTACGACATCGCCGCCCGGCCCGCCTTCGTCTTCCGCTTCTCCGCGACGGGAGAGAAGGAGGAGGACATCCTGGAGGCGACGGAGCGGGCCGAGGGGGCGGCGAAGGCCTGGCTGACCGAGCGCGGCTACAGCTTCAAGCACCTTCGGACCACCGCCGAGGACCTTTCCCAGGCACCCCTGGGCAAGCGACAGCGCCGCGCCGCCCGCGGCGCCGGCGCATGA
- a CDS encoding DUF1697 domain-containing protein, translating into MTTYIALLRGINVGGSARIAMKDLRTLFAGMGFEDVRTYLQSGNVVFRAPAPDTAGPAAPGTRRPAGLAAGIEKRIADDLGVSCTVLLRTGDSLARTLAANPYTGRDDDPAKLHVTFLAREPTAEEAARLELPAGETAVFTLVGDEIHLHVPDGYGRTRLNNAFIERRLGMRATTRNWKTVTALHELAAGD; encoded by the coding sequence ATGACGACGTACATCGCGCTGCTGCGCGGGATCAATGTCGGCGGCAGCGCCAGGATCGCCATGAAGGACCTGCGTACGCTGTTCGCCGGCATGGGGTTCGAGGACGTCCGGACGTATCTGCAGAGCGGGAACGTCGTGTTCCGCGCCCCCGCCCCGGACACCGCCGGCCCCGCCGCCCCGGGCACGCGGCGCCCCGCCGGCCTCGCCGCGGGCATCGAGAAGCGGATCGCCGACGACCTCGGCGTCTCCTGCACGGTCCTGCTGCGCACCGGCGACTCGCTGGCCCGCACCCTCGCCGCGAACCCGTACACCGGCCGGGACGACGACCCGGCCAAGCTGCACGTCACCTTCCTCGCCCGGGAGCCGACCGCCGAGGAGGCCGCCCGCCTGGAGCTGCCGGCCGGGGAGACGGCCGTGTTCACGCTGGTCGGCGACGAGATCCATCTGCACGTCCCCGACGGGTACGGCAGGACCAGACTGAACAACGCCTTCATCGAGCGCCGCCTCGGCATGCGGGCCACCACCCGCAACTGGAAGACGGTCACCGCGCTGCACGAACTGGCCGCCGGGGACTGA